A region of Deltaproteobacteria bacterium DNA encodes the following proteins:
- a CDS encoding transposase, whose amino-acid sequence MRGHISKDHVHLFISIPPQVCISRLMQYLKGKSAFKIMQEFPNL is encoded by the coding sequence ATGCGAGGTCATATATCAAAAGATCATGTTCATTTATTTATATCAATACCGCCACAAGTATGTATCAGTCGTTTAATGCAATATTTAAAAGGAAAAAGTGCATTTAAAATAATGCAAGAGTTCCCAAATTTAA